GGAACGGTACCGAAGTCATGGTCGTTGAACCGGAACTTACCGCACGAAGAAGTCAGGATGATGCAATCTTCCGGAATCGACAGGGCCAACTCGCGGAAGTAGTCATTCGGCTTGCCTGGCTTGTCACACCCGGCAACCACGAAGAACTGCTTGATCTTGCCTTCGTTAACCGCTTCAAGGATCTGCGGAGCCAGACCTAGAATAGTCTTGTAGTTGTGGCCAGTCATCAGGGTTTCTTCGCTGTCGAAGCCTTCGATGTCAGGTAGGCTCAGCGTTTGCTCGATCAATGGAGCGAAATCGTCTTCAAGCTGGCGGCAATTATCGATGCCCACAATGCCGTAGCTGTATAAACGATCTGCATAATCAGCACGACCCGTTGGCGGTACAATACAGTTGGTGGTGACGATAATAGTACCGTTCCACTTCTGGAACAGTTGTTTTTGGTCGAACCAAGCTTTACCGATATTACCCTTAAGGTGGCTGTACTTGCGTAGCTCAGGGTAGCCGTGGGCAGGTAGCATTTCTGAGTGGGTATAGATATTGATGCCTTTGCCTTCGGTGGCAATCAGCAAGCGCTCTAGTAGCTCAAGGTCGTGACCAGTAACCAGGATACCTTTACCTTCAGCTTTGTTTTGCGGCACACATACAGGAGTAGGGATCCCTAAGCGGCCGTGGTGGGCTTCACCGAGACGAGACATCATCTCGCTACCAGCACCACCAATTTTCATCAGCTGGGCGATATGCTGATCGAAGCTGAAGTTAACGTTAGTCAGCGTGAAG
This Photobacterium gaetbulicola Gung47 DNA region includes the following protein-coding sequences:
- a CDS encoding hydroxylamine reductase (COG1151); translation: MSNLAMFCHQCSMAQTGGCGSTGKTQGTCGKDENLSRLQDIMIFGLKGLSAYRTHADDLGADTKSVDDVIAETLYFTLTNVNFSFDQHIAQLMKIGGAGSEMMSRLGEAHHGRLGIPTPVCVPQNKAEGKGILVTGHDLELLERLLIATEGKGINIYTHSEMLPAHGYPELRKYSHLKGNIGKAWFDQKQLFQKWNGTIIVTTNCIVPPTGRADYADRLYSYGIVGIDNCRQLEDDFAPLIEQTLSLPDIEGFDSEETLMTGHNYKTILGLAPQILEAVNEGKIKQFFVVAGCDKPGKPNDYFRELALSIPEDCIILTSSCGKFRFNDHDFGTVPGTEIPRYLDLGQCNDSYGAVMIALALSDAMGVPVNDLPVNIVLSWMEQKAVLILLALFNLGIQNIYLGPNPPEFVNEDIFAFLQQQFNLQLTGDAKDDLARMLNPQPQLDVVEV